Proteins encoded within one genomic window of Ranitomeya variabilis isolate aRanVar5 chromosome 4, aRanVar5.hap1, whole genome shotgun sequence:
- the LOC143767874 gene encoding uncharacterized protein LOC143767874 translates to MSSPVSSSDEEFQPRQSEVDHVSESTSTEGQRGTEQRSQGPGGRRQRVSQRDDDRIDNDLLISLVQERVPLWDSRDQQHAVNSVLRRLWSEVAQALWDGWENSPPRVRNAFVEKVRTRWRSMKDRFNKDLRAEKSAASGSGARHRLYKYHRVLAFLRPVLLMRTTHCTTVATGSGAVLQPAATDPSQPSSSAAPGGSSTLTGDQGAGPSGLPLSQSSFAAPIFAGSSRQRQRASDRSLMPEFLHLSSVLHEAIKALGDRMDVTHNLLNCRIQDVAKSVDQLKADLKKPAHHFFNQILEGMSEHLSPDLQLSVMQACNVAFVQAMQQSQSRNVAAYPTVPSLSQVNTIPTSAAYHCTATSIPSTGVLHYSANTMTSAVGHPTATTVTTAAPAWTSSADTTMTQDPGVAYRPGTLPMQQDPSMQYRTGPPQMQQDPGLAYRTGPTPMQQDRVKNLRSTAVHAVVVSDKLEKEVELGRTACRFLVYRLKG, encoded by the exons atgtcttctccggtttcctcgtctgatgaggagttccagccacgtcaatcagaagtggatcacgtgagcgag agcacttcaactgagggacagagaggtactgagcagcggagtcaaggtccaggtggaagacggcagcgg gtttcacaacgggacgacgaccggattgataatgacctgctgatcagtctggtccaggagcgagtcccgttgtgggacagccgggatcaacagcacgccgtcaatagtgttctccgtcgtttgtggagtgaggtggcccaagcgttgtgggatggctgggagaattccccgccacgggtccgtaatgcatttg tggagaaagtaaggacacgttggcgttccatgaaggaccgcttcaacaaggacctacgtgcagagaagagtgcagctagtggttccggagcaaggcaccggctctacaaataccaccgtgtgttggccttcctgagaccggtccttctcatgagaac cacacactgcacgactgttgccacaggttctggagcggtccttcagccggcagccacggacccgtcccagccatccagcagcgcagcaccaggtgggtcttccacactcactggagaccagggggctggcccatcaggtcttcccctttcgcagtcctctttcgctgcacccatttttgcgggctcatcccggcagcgacagagggcttcggataggtccctcatgcccgagtttttacacttgagctcggttttacatgaagctatcaaggctttaggtgacagaatggatgtgacccataatctcttaaattgccgcatccaggatgtcgccaaaagcgttgatcaattgaaagccgacctcaagaagccagctcatcattttttcaatcaaatcctagagggcatgtcggaacaccttagccctgatctccagctgagtgtgatgcaggcctgcaatgttgcttttgtgcaggctatgcagcagagtcagagtcgtaatgtggcggcatatccaactgtgccgtcactgtcacaagtaaacactattcctacctctgctgcataccactgcacggccacctctattccctctacaggtgtactccactacagcgccaacacgatgacgagtgctgttggacatcccaccgccaccaccgtgacgaccgctgctccggcttggacctcctccgctgacaccacgatgacgcaggaccctggcgtggcttatcggcccggcaccctcccgatgcagcaggacccatccatgcaatatcggaccggcccaccccagatgcagcaggacccaggcctggcatatcggaccggacccaccccgatgcagcaggaccgag TTAAAAATTTGAGGTCGACTGCGGTTCATGCTGTAGTGGTCAGTGACAAGTTGGAAAAGGAGGTGGAGTTGGGGAGAACGGCCTGCCGTTTCCTTGTTTACCGGTTGAAGGGATGA